Proteins from a genomic interval of Micromonospora sp. NBC_00389:
- a CDS encoding TIGR02677 family protein, with product MGQSGTPSFGLDDFGLDDRMRLFGYVTAENRLAYLWVLRAFDAARASYHVVLHTSDVTTALADLAATHPDCPDPTHLELPRLLDALVDWGVLDRGQDGARATTLAEYRNRHSVYQFTEAGYRAHRAVESVLAAGLDDSTLSRLVFADLLADLKALAAANSAGDAEEVYRKLNRLDRALADVAERAARFYHMLSDLGRTHDVRPEVFLAHKDTLLAHLRDFHDELQRYTPRLREAVHEVEATGLDRLVEAAAAADERLFATPIERLEDWRRRWVGLRSWLAPPSIDALSEADRLAGATMAAIGDVLALLRRVTEARRGGVSRESQLRHLAAWFTDVGSEEAAHALFDAVFSLGGPRHVGVAHDDPEAIATRLSWWDAPAVELSRTLVQSGRAPGAGNGRPARMERSDLARQHLRERQLADERRHVEAAAALASVDAGDGVALDDEQAAVLRRLLDVALAARTAGRADVRLAAAAFGVRLTLTPTPGRFTTVSTKAGRLHLDGYALTVTAAAHTRAAA from the coding sequence ATGGGGCAGTCCGGCACGCCATCGTTCGGGCTCGACGATTTCGGGCTCGACGACCGAATGAGGCTGTTCGGCTACGTCACCGCGGAGAACCGCCTTGCCTACCTGTGGGTGCTGCGCGCGTTCGACGCCGCCCGCGCCAGTTACCACGTGGTCCTGCACACCTCCGACGTGACGACGGCCCTCGCCGACCTCGCAGCCACGCACCCGGACTGCCCCGACCCGACCCACCTGGAGCTGCCCCGCCTGCTGGATGCCCTGGTCGACTGGGGTGTGCTCGACCGCGGTCAGGACGGCGCCCGCGCCACCACCCTCGCCGAATACCGCAACCGCCACTCCGTGTACCAGTTCACCGAGGCCGGCTACCGCGCGCACCGCGCCGTGGAGAGCGTCCTCGCGGCCGGTCTCGATGACAGCACGCTGTCCAGGTTGGTGTTCGCGGACCTGCTAGCCGACCTCAAGGCTCTCGCCGCCGCGAACTCCGCCGGCGATGCCGAGGAGGTGTACCGCAAGCTGAACCGCCTCGATCGGGCCTTGGCTGATGTGGCGGAGCGGGCCGCCCGGTTCTACCACATGCTCAGCGACCTCGGTCGCACGCACGATGTGCGCCCCGAAGTTTTCCTGGCGCACAAGGACACTCTGCTCGCCCATCTGCGGGATTTTCACGACGAGCTTCAGCGGTACACGCCACGGCTGCGTGAGGCCGTACACGAGGTGGAGGCCACCGGCCTCGATCGCCTCGTCGAGGCGGCGGCCGCGGCCGACGAGCGATTGTTCGCCACCCCGATCGAGCGGCTGGAGGACTGGCGGCGCCGGTGGGTCGGGTTGCGGTCGTGGTTGGCTCCGCCGAGCATCGACGCGCTGAGCGAAGCCGACCGGTTGGCCGGGGCCACCATGGCGGCGATCGGTGACGTCCTCGCCCTGCTGCGCCGGGTCACCGAGGCGCGCCGCGGTGGCGTGAGCCGGGAGTCGCAGTTGCGGCATCTGGCCGCCTGGTTCACCGACGTCGGGTCGGAGGAGGCGGCGCATGCCCTGTTCGATGCCGTGTTCTCGCTGGGCGGCCCGCGGCATGTCGGGGTCGCCCATGACGACCCGGAGGCGATCGCAACCCGGCTGTCCTGGTGGGATGCCCCGGCTGTCGAGCTGTCGCGCACCCTGGTGCAGTCCGGCCGGGCGCCCGGCGCGGGCAACGGGCGACCGGCCCGCATGGAGCGATCCGACCTGGCGCGGCAACACCTGCGCGAGCGCCAACTCGCCGACGAACGCCGGCACGTCGAGGCGGCTGCGGCACTCGCCTCAGTCGATGCCGGTGACGGCGTTGCTCTCGACGACGAGCAGGCGGCGGTGTTGCGGAGGCTGCTCGACGTCGCCCTGGCGGCGCGTACCGCGGGTCGCGCCGATGTCCGGCTCGCGGCTGCCGCCTTCGGTGTGCGCCTGACGTTGACACCGACGCCGGGCCGGTTCACCACCGTGTCCACCAAGGCGGGTCGGTTGCATCTCGACGGGTATGCCCTCACGGTCACGGCTGCGGCACACACCAGGGCGGCGGCATGA
- a CDS encoding NAD(P)/FAD-dependent oxidoreductase encodes MLAETDVVIVGGGLAGLATARRLHRAGVPWRLLEAGGRLGGRVATDVVDGYLIDRGFQVLNTAYPRLGTLLDTDRLNLGYFTSGVLVRKGDNLLRLVNPLREPTGVPRTALAGIGSLLDRVRFATLAAGCATLPASRLLTAPETSAETALRRAGLSDAIIEELLRPFLSGVFIDRELATSSHVLAMVLRSFARGRIGLPAEGMAALPRAVADPLPADLIDLDSPVTEVAPRRVRTQAGDIRCRAVVVAVDPAAASALLPTLATVRMHSYTTYYHSTPEPPLTEPILLVDGDRREIVTNTVVLSNAAPTYAPTGRHLVATSVVGPSAPPEPTVRAELTRLYGRSTADWTHLTTVAVPDALPAALPPQGRLRKPVALGEGLFVAGDHRDSPSIQGALASGWRTAGAVLAELRAG; translated from the coding sequence ATGCTGGCTGAGACCGACGTCGTCATCGTCGGCGGCGGTCTGGCCGGCCTCGCCACCGCCCGCCGCCTGCACCGCGCCGGCGTGCCCTGGCGGCTGCTGGAGGCCGGCGGCCGACTCGGCGGCCGGGTCGCCACCGACGTCGTCGACGGCTACCTGATCGACCGCGGCTTCCAGGTGCTCAACACCGCCTACCCCCGGCTCGGCACGCTGCTGGACACCGACCGGCTCAACCTCGGGTACTTCACCTCCGGGGTGCTGGTGCGCAAGGGCGACAACCTGCTGCGGCTGGTCAACCCGCTGCGCGAACCGACCGGCGTGCCGCGCACCGCGTTGGCCGGCATCGGCTCCCTGCTCGACCGGGTGCGCTTCGCCACGCTCGCCGCCGGCTGCGCCACCCTGCCCGCATCCCGGCTGCTCACCGCGCCGGAGACCAGCGCCGAGACGGCGCTGCGCCGGGCCGGCCTCTCCGACGCGATCATCGAGGAGCTGCTGCGGCCGTTCCTGTCGGGAGTGTTCATCGACCGGGAGCTGGCCACCTCCAGCCACGTGCTGGCGATGGTGCTGCGCTCCTTCGCCCGCGGCCGGATCGGCCTGCCCGCCGAGGGGATGGCCGCACTGCCCCGTGCCGTCGCCGATCCGCTGCCGGCCGACCTGATCGACCTGGACAGCCCCGTCACCGAGGTCGCACCCCGCCGGGTCCGCACCCAGGCCGGCGACATCCGCTGCCGGGCCGTCGTGGTCGCCGTCGACCCGGCCGCCGCGTCCGCGCTGCTGCCGACCCTGGCGACGGTACGGATGCACAGCTACACCACCTACTACCACAGCACGCCCGAGCCACCGCTGACCGAACCGATCCTGCTCGTCGACGGCGACCGGCGGGAGATCGTCACCAACACCGTGGTGCTCAGCAACGCCGCCCCGACGTACGCGCCGACCGGACGGCACCTGGTGGCCACCTCCGTGGTCGGCCCGAGTGCCCCGCCCGAGCCGACCGTACGGGCCGAGTTGACCCGCCTGTACGGCCGGTCCACCGCCGACTGGACGCACCTCACCACCGTGGCCGTTCCGGACGCGCTACCCGCCGCGCTCCCACCGCAGGGGCGGCTGCGCAAGCCGGTGGCGCTGGGCGAGGGCCTGTTCGTGGCCGGTGACCACCGGGACAGCCCGTCCATCCAGGGCGCTCTCGCCAGCGGCTGGCGTACCGCCGGAGCGGTGCTGGCGGAGCTGCGCGCCGGGTGA
- a CDS encoding MMPL family transporter yields the protein MSGRGGFGRVTLIAVAVVLAWLVIGGVAGPYSGRLSEVATNDNAAFLPTDAEATRAQDLGGEFVDRQTVPALVVYERTSGITDADRQRVSADAALFAQVPGVVTPLSPPIPSEDGQALQVVVPVDDAAGEEIETVVERLRDITGGDRDGLTVDVAGPAGLLADLIEVFSAIDGPLLLVTLVVVLIILLIVYRSPVLWIFPLLAAGMSYALASVFVYLLADADVVKLNGQAQGILTVLVFGAGTDYALLLIARYREELHRHDHPWEAMRTAWKGAAPAIIASGGTVIVSLLCLLLSSLNSNRALGPVAAIGIAATLLVMLTFLPALLVLGGRWAFWPRRPRADQADPRAEHGIWSRIAGFVARHARPVWLITAAVLALLTLGLTQLGATTLGQSDLFTQRTDSVDGQEVISRHYPAGTGSPATIFATEQTARQVAQVAQGVPGVAAVRPVSASEQTGPPDPTAAPKVVDGRVQLEATLADPPDSDGAERTIRELRAAVHQVPGADAVVGGFTAINVDTSDAAKRDQSVIIPVVLVVIAVILALLLRALLAPLLLIATVLLSFAATLGLCALLFRYAFDFPGVDTSFPLFAFVFLVALGIDYNIFLMSRVREESVRRGTRAGVLAGLAVTGGVITSAGIVLAATFSALAVLPLVVLVELGTAVAVGVLIDTIIVRSLLVPALAYDIGPKVWWPGRLSRANGEREARDAG from the coding sequence ATGTCCGGACGAGGGGGCTTCGGTCGGGTCACGCTGATCGCGGTGGCGGTCGTGCTGGCCTGGCTGGTGATCGGCGGCGTGGCCGGGCCGTACTCCGGGCGCCTCAGCGAGGTCGCCACCAACGACAACGCCGCCTTCCTGCCCACCGACGCCGAGGCGACCCGCGCCCAGGACCTCGGCGGCGAGTTCGTCGACCGGCAGACCGTCCCGGCGCTGGTCGTGTACGAGCGGACCTCCGGCATCACCGACGCGGACCGGCAGCGGGTGAGCGCCGACGCCGCCCTCTTCGCCCAGGTGCCCGGCGTGGTCACCCCGCTGTCCCCACCGATCCCCAGCGAGGACGGCCAGGCACTCCAGGTCGTCGTGCCGGTGGACGACGCCGCGGGCGAGGAGATCGAAACCGTCGTCGAGCGGCTGCGCGACATCACCGGTGGTGACCGGGACGGGCTCACCGTGGACGTCGCCGGACCGGCCGGCCTGCTCGCCGACCTGATCGAGGTGTTCTCCGCCATCGACGGGCCACTGCTGCTGGTCACCCTGGTCGTGGTGCTGATCATCCTGCTGATCGTCTATCGCAGCCCGGTGCTCTGGATCTTCCCGCTGCTGGCCGCCGGCATGTCGTACGCGCTGGCCTCGGTCTTCGTCTACCTGCTCGCCGACGCCGACGTGGTCAAGCTCAACGGGCAGGCCCAGGGCATCCTCACCGTGCTGGTCTTCGGCGCCGGCACCGACTACGCGCTGCTGCTGATCGCCCGCTACCGGGAGGAGTTGCACCGGCACGACCACCCTTGGGAGGCCATGCGTACGGCGTGGAAGGGCGCCGCGCCGGCCATCATCGCCTCCGGCGGAACGGTCATCGTCAGCCTGCTCTGCCTGCTGCTGTCCAGCCTCAACTCCAACCGGGCGCTCGGCCCGGTCGCCGCCATCGGCATCGCCGCCACCCTGCTGGTGATGCTCACCTTCCTGCCCGCGTTGCTGGTGCTCGGCGGCCGATGGGCGTTCTGGCCCCGGCGGCCCCGGGCCGACCAGGCCGACCCGCGGGCCGAGCACGGCATCTGGAGCCGGATCGCCGGCTTCGTCGCACGGCACGCCCGACCGGTCTGGCTGATCACCGCCGCCGTACTGGCCCTCCTCACGCTCGGCCTCACCCAGCTCGGCGCCACCACCCTCGGCCAGTCCGACCTGTTCACCCAGCGCACCGACTCGGTGGACGGCCAGGAGGTGATCTCCCGGCACTACCCGGCCGGCACCGGCAGCCCGGCCACCATCTTCGCCACCGAGCAGACCGCCCGGCAGGTGGCCCAGGTGGCGCAGGGCGTGCCCGGCGTCGCCGCGGTCCGCCCGGTCAGCGCCAGCGAGCAGACCGGGCCGCCCGACCCGACCGCCGCACCGAAGGTCGTCGACGGGCGGGTCCAACTGGAGGCGACCCTGGCCGATCCGCCCGACAGCGACGGCGCCGAGCGGACCATCCGCGAGCTGCGGGCGGCCGTACACCAGGTGCCCGGGGCGGACGCGGTGGTCGGCGGCTTCACCGCGATCAACGTGGACACCTCCGACGCCGCCAAGCGCGACCAGAGCGTCATCATCCCGGTGGTGCTGGTGGTCATCGCGGTCATCCTGGCCCTGCTGTTGCGCGCGCTCCTCGCCCCGCTGCTGCTGATCGCCACCGTGCTGCTCAGCTTCGCGGCCACCCTCGGCCTCTGCGCGCTGCTGTTCCGCTACGCCTTCGACTTCCCCGGGGTGGACACGTCCTTCCCGCTCTTCGCGTTCGTCTTCCTGGTCGCCCTCGGCATCGACTACAACATCTTCCTGATGAGCCGGGTGCGGGAGGAATCGGTCAGACGCGGCACCCGGGCCGGGGTGCTGGCCGGCCTCGCGGTCACCGGCGGGGTGATCACCTCCGCCGGCATCGTGCTCGCCGCCACCTTCTCCGCGCTGGCCGTCCTGCCGCTGGTGGTACTGGTCGAGCTGGGCACCGCGGTCGCCGTCGGGGTGCTGATCGACACCATCATCGTCCGGTCGCTGCTGGTGCCCGCGCTCGCGTACGACATCGGGCCGAAGGTCTGGTGGCCGGGCCGGTTGTCCCGGGCCAACGGTGAGCGGGAGGCGCGCGATGCTGGCTGA
- a CDS encoding sugar phosphate isomerase/epimerase family protein yields MARPITLFTGQWADLPFEEVCRLASEWGYNGLEIACWGDHFEVDKALADDSYVERKRETLAKHNLEVFAISNHLVGQAVCDHPIDERHQDILPGRIWGDGEPEGVRQRAAEEIKDTARAAAKLGVKTVVGFTGSSIWHTLAMFPPVPPSMIERGYQDFADRWNPILDVFDEVGVRFAHEVHPSEIAYDYWTTKRALEAIGNRPAFGLNWDPSHFVWQELDPVNFIFDFADRIYHVDCKDAKVRTGDGRRGRLASHLPWADLRRGWDFVSTGHGDVPWEDCFRALNAIGYTGPISIEWEDAGMDRLVGAPEALQFVRRLAFDAPTAAFDAAFSSKD; encoded by the coding sequence ATGGCGCGACCCATCACGCTCTTCACCGGCCAGTGGGCCGACCTGCCGTTCGAGGAGGTCTGCCGGCTCGCCTCCGAGTGGGGCTACAACGGTCTGGAGATCGCCTGCTGGGGCGACCACTTCGAGGTCGACAAGGCGCTCGCCGACGACTCGTACGTCGAGCGCAAGCGGGAGACCCTTGCCAAGCACAACCTTGAGGTCTTCGCGATCTCCAACCACCTGGTCGGTCAGGCGGTCTGCGACCACCCGATCGACGAGCGGCACCAGGACATCCTGCCCGGCCGGATCTGGGGCGACGGGGAGCCCGAGGGGGTCCGCCAGCGGGCCGCCGAGGAAATCAAGGACACCGCGCGAGCGGCGGCGAAGCTCGGGGTGAAGACGGTCGTCGGCTTCACCGGCTCGTCGATCTGGCACACCCTGGCGATGTTCCCGCCGGTGCCGCCGTCGATGATCGAGCGCGGCTACCAGGACTTCGCCGACCGGTGGAACCCGATCCTCGACGTGTTCGACGAGGTGGGGGTGCGGTTCGCGCACGAGGTGCACCCCAGCGAGATCGCGTACGACTACTGGACGACCAAGCGGGCCCTGGAGGCGATCGGCAACCGGCCCGCGTTCGGGCTGAACTGGGACCCGTCGCACTTCGTCTGGCAGGAGCTGGACCCGGTGAACTTCATCTTCGACTTCGCCGACCGGATCTACCACGTCGACTGCAAGGACGCCAAGGTGCGCACGGGGGACGGCCGGCGTGGCCGACTCGCCTCCCACCTGCCCTGGGCGGACCTGCGCCGCGGCTGGGACTTCGTCTCCACCGGGCACGGCGACGTGCCCTGGGAGGACTGCTTCCGGGCGTTGAACGCGATCGGCTACACCGGCCCGATCTCCATCGAGTGGGAAGACGCCGGGATGGACCGACTGGTCGGTGCCCCGGAGGCGTTGCAGTTCGTCCGTCGGCTCGCCTTCGACGCCCCGACGGCCGCCTTCGACGCGGCGTTCAGCAGCAAGGACTGA
- a CDS encoding sensor histidine kinase → MGRFARWRRMARVQGHRLRGALRRAEEPDESGGPAPSLNRLDALVEGFAAGQPVRWTLAGPPRPLPDAVDVAAYRIIEEALTNARRHAPGGPVAVRLRYDAKGITIEVRDDGAGPGPVGGDTSEPGRGLLGIRRRAERIGGTFSAGPRPGGGFTVRAVLPAPEEVAE, encoded by the coding sequence ATGGGGCGTTTCGCGCGGTGGCGCCGGATGGCGCGGGTGCAGGGGCACCGGCTGCGCGGAGCGCTGCGCCGGGCTGAGGAGCCCGACGAGTCAGGCGGGCCGGCACCCAGCCTGAACCGCCTCGACGCGCTGGTGGAGGGTTTCGCTGCAGGTCAGCCGGTGCGCTGGACTCTGGCCGGGCCGCCCCGGCCGCTCCCCGACGCGGTCGACGTGGCGGCGTACCGGATCATCGAGGAGGCGCTGACCAACGCGCGCCGGCACGCCCCGGGCGGGCCGGTAGCGGTCCGGCTGCGCTACGACGCCAAGGGCATCACCATCGAGGTACGCGACGACGGCGCCGGACCCGGACCGGTGGGCGGTGACACCTCCGAACCCGGCCGCGGCCTGCTCGGTATTCGCAGGCGCGCCGAGCGGATCGGCGGCACCTTCTCCGCCGGCCCGCGCCCCGGCGGCGGCTTCACCGTCCGTGCGGTCCTGCCCGCGCCCGAAGAGGTAGCGGAGTGA
- a CDS encoding ThuA domain-containing protein, with the protein MRRLLRPVLGAATVVLAVIACTTPAAPASAADAPYDVLVFSKTAGFRHDAIPVGIQTIRDLGAANNFTVTATEDAAAFTTANLNQYEAVVFLNTTGDVLNASQQTVFESYIGSGRGYVGVHAAADTEYDWPFYGNLVGAWFASHPAIQQANVKVEDRGHAATAHLPQTWTRTDEWYNYRTNARSTAHVLATLDESSYSGGGMGADHPHSWCKSYNGGRSFYTGGGHTQSSYAEPAFRAHLLGGIRYAAGRSKADCRPETGYTPLYNGSTSGWSQAGPGNFTNSDATLTSVGGMGMLWYNAKQFTNYSLKLDWKLAGDDNSGVFIGFPPSSDPWSAVDNGYEIQIDATDAADRTTGSVYTFKSADIAARDAALNAAGEWNTYELLVEGERLQIFLNGVKINDFTNTNPVRSLAGHIGIQNHGTGDDASFRNIRIKELGTTPPPTGNTTIQAEAFSSANGVTPFTKAGANGGQTIGYIDPGDWSAYNGVNLTGVTSFTSRVVSGGAGGTIQVRTGSATGPVLGSVAVPNTGSWTTFANVTTALSGVPSGAQSLYLTFTGSGTGLFDVDDFTLVRGGGGGTPGVGPIKGLGGKCLDVRSGGTADGTQIQIYTCNGSTAQTWTVTPNSTIKALGKCLDVSGSGTADGTKIQLWTCNGTGAQNWAAQADGSLRNASSAKCLDVSGNNSADSTIVHLWTCNGAANQKWTLP; encoded by the coding sequence ATGCGCAGACTCCTGCGACCCGTCCTCGGCGCGGCCACCGTCGTCCTCGCCGTCATCGCCTGTACCACCCCGGCCGCCCCGGCCAGCGCCGCCGACGCCCCCTACGACGTGCTGGTCTTCTCCAAGACCGCCGGCTTCCGCCACGACGCGATCCCGGTCGGCATCCAGACCATCCGGGACCTGGGCGCGGCGAACAACTTCACCGTCACCGCCACTGAGGACGCCGCGGCGTTCACCACCGCCAACCTCAACCAGTACGAGGCGGTGGTCTTCCTCAACACCACCGGCGACGTGCTCAACGCCAGCCAGCAGACCGTCTTCGAGTCGTACATCGGATCGGGTCGCGGGTACGTGGGTGTGCACGCCGCCGCCGACACCGAGTACGACTGGCCGTTCTACGGCAACCTGGTCGGCGCGTGGTTCGCCTCGCACCCGGCCATCCAGCAGGCCAACGTCAAGGTGGAGGACCGGGGGCACGCGGCCACCGCGCACCTGCCGCAGACCTGGACCCGCACCGACGAGTGGTACAACTACCGGACCAACGCCCGGTCCACCGCCCACGTGCTGGCCACCCTGGACGAGTCGTCGTACTCCGGTGGCGGGATGGGCGCCGACCACCCGCACTCCTGGTGCAAGAGCTACAACGGTGGCCGGTCCTTCTACACCGGCGGCGGGCACACCCAGTCGTCGTACGCGGAGCCCGCGTTCCGGGCACACCTGCTCGGCGGCATCCGGTACGCGGCCGGTCGGAGCAAGGCCGACTGCCGGCCCGAGACCGGCTACACCCCGCTCTACAACGGCTCGACCAGCGGCTGGTCGCAGGCCGGCCCGGGCAACTTCACCAACTCCGACGCCACCCTCACCTCGGTGGGTGGCATGGGGATGCTCTGGTACAACGCCAAGCAGTTCACCAACTACTCGCTGAAGCTGGACTGGAAGCTGGCCGGCGACGACAACTCGGGCGTGTTCATCGGCTTCCCACCGTCCAGTGACCCGTGGTCGGCAGTGGACAACGGCTACGAGATCCAGATCGACGCCACCGACGCGGCCGACCGCACCACCGGGTCGGTCTACACCTTCAAGTCCGCGGACATCGCGGCCCGTGACGCGGCGCTCAACGCGGCGGGGGAGTGGAACACCTACGAGCTGCTGGTCGAGGGCGAGCGGCTGCAGATCTTCCTCAACGGCGTGAAGATCAACGATTTCACCAACACCAACCCGGTCCGTTCGCTGGCCGGCCACATCGGCATCCAGAACCACGGCACCGGCGACGACGCCTCGTTCCGCAACATCCGGATCAAGGAGTTGGGCACCACGCCACCGCCGACCGGGAACACCACCATCCAGGCCGAGGCGTTCAGCTCGGCCAACGGGGTCACCCCGTTCACCAAGGCGGGCGCCAACGGCGGCCAGACCATCGGCTACATCGACCCGGGCGACTGGTCCGCGTACAACGGTGTGAACCTGACCGGCGTCACCTCGTTCACGTCCCGGGTCGTCTCCGGCGGCGCGGGCGGCACCATCCAGGTGCGTACCGGCTCGGCCACCGGTCCGGTGCTCGGCTCGGTCGCGGTGCCGAACACCGGCAGCTGGACCACCTTCGCGAACGTCACCACCGCACTGTCCGGCGTCCCGTCCGGCGCCCAGAGCCTCTACCTCACCTTCACCGGTAGTGGCACGGGGCTCTTCGACGTGGACGACTTCACCCTGGTCAGGGGCGGCGGTGGCGGCACCCCCGGGGTCGGCCCGATCAAGGGCCTGGGCGGCAAGTGTCTGGACGTGCGTTCCGGCGGCACCGCCGACGGCACCCAGATCCAGATCTACACCTGCAACGGCAGTACGGCGCAGACCTGGACGGTGACGCCGAACTCGACGATCAAGGCGTTGGGCAAGTGCCTCGACGTGTCCGGCAGCGGCACCGCCGACGGCACCAAGATCCAGCTCTGGACCTGCAACGGCACCGGCGCGCAGAACTGGGCCGCCCAGGCCGATGGCAGCCTGCGCAACGCGTCGTCGGCCAAGTGCCTCGACGTCTCCGGAAACAACTCCGCGGACAGCACGATCGTGCACCTCTGGACCTGCAACGGCGCGGCCAACCAGAAGTGGACCCTGCCCTGA